Proteins co-encoded in one Patescibacteria group bacterium genomic window:
- a CDS encoding DUF4931 domain-containing protein, which yields MKAEIRKDYFLDKHVIITPQRSSRPRSTTSKTIFLKKKACPFCPSKIEKDLIKKKYIFDNKNTKQWDIMVLKNKYPIVEISNPKAYGESEIIIETPIHKKELAQLELKQIKNLLEVYKDRISTLSKIPNIDYILVFKNKGGKAGASLVHAHSQVFASSLLPEDLKQEYIAILKYKQEHNSCPYCDIIIKEENSPRKIYSDKHVVAIAPYASRYHYESWIFPRRHIDNLNKLSKEEINSFSFVLKNILEKLYDIEVSYNFFLHQVISNKDQHFYLKIQPRESVWAGIELGSGIVVNSLSPEKAAKYLKIN from the coding sequence ATGAAAGCAGAGATTAGAAAAGATTATTTTTTAGATAAACATGTTATTATTACTCCACAAAGATCTTCTAGGCCAAGATCAACCACATCTAAAACAATTTTTTTAAAAAAGAAAGCTTGTCCATTCTGTCCATCTAAAATCGAGAAAGATTTGATAAAAAAAAAGTATATATTTGATAACAAAAACACTAAACAATGGGATATAATGGTTTTAAAAAACAAGTATCCAATTGTTGAAATTTCAAACCCAAAAGCATACGGAGAAAGCGAGATAATAATTGAAACGCCAATCCATAAAAAAGAATTGGCTCAATTAGAGTTAAAGCAAATCAAAAACTTATTAGAAGTATATAAAGACAGAATAAGCACTCTTAGTAAGATTCCTAATATTGATTATATTCTTGTTTTCAAAAACAAAGGAGGCAAGGCAGGTGCGTCATTAGTTCATGCTCATTCACAAGTTTTTGCATCAAGTCTTTTGCCAGAAGATTTGAAACAAGAATATATAGCAATATTAAAATACAAGCAAGAACATAATAGTTGTCCTTATTGTGATATAATAATTAAAGAAGAGAATAGTCCTAGAAAAATTTATTCTGATAAACACGTTGTTGCGATTGCTCCATATGCTTCTAGATATCATTACGAATCATGGATTTTTCCAAGGAGGCATATTGATAATTTGAATAAATTGAGCAAAGAAGAAATAAATTCTTTTTCATTTGTATTAAAGAATATTTTGGAAAAACTTTATGATATTGAAGTTTCTTATAACTTTTTTCTTCATCAAGTTATATCTAACAAGGATCAGCATTTTTATTTAAAAATTCAACCACGTGAATCAGTTTGGGCAGGAATAGAGCTCGGCTCTGGCATAGTTGTTAACTCTCTTAGTCCTGAAAAGGCAGCTAAATATTTAAAAATCAATTAA